A segment of the Gemmatimonadaceae bacterium genome:
CGGACGCGCGAAGTCGCGATACTGAAAACGATCGGCTTCGGTGACACGACGTTATTCGGCGTCGTGATGCTCGAGGCAGCCGTCATCGCCGTTACCGGTGCCGTGATCGGTCTCGGCGGAGCGAAGGTGCTGTACAAAGCGACACATTTCAGTGGCGGCGGCTTTCTCCCTGGCTTCGATGTCACGGGCACAACGCTGGCCTTAGGCTCGGCGGTCGCGATCGTTCTGATGATCGCGAGCGGTGCCGTGCCGGCGATTCGCGCCGCGCGGCTGCCGGTGATCTCGGCACTGAGGCAGGTCGAATGAAGATCCCATTCATCTACAACGCGCGGAGTGTCATTCAGCGGCCCGCGTCGACGGCGTTCACCGCCGTCGGTATCGCCCTCGTCGTCGCGGTGTTCATCGGCATGCTCGCGCTGGCAAACGGCTTCCGCGCCGCACTCGCGCGCACGGGATCCGATAACAACGCGCTCGTCCTGCGCCGCGGTGCGGACTCGGAGCTCTCCAGCGGCATCGATCGCGAGACGGCGAACCTGATCGCGACGTCGCCGCATGTCGCCCTTGCCGCCGACGGTCGCCCGCTGGTCAGTCCCGAGGTCTACGTGCTCGTCCCGCTCGTTAGGGTCGGCGGTGACAGCAATGCGGTCGGGAATGTGGTGATTCGCGGCATCAGTGAGAAGGCGTGGGATGTGCGCGCCAATATCCATGTCGACAACGGCCACCGCCCAGCCTCGGGCCGCAGTGAGATCTGCGTCGGGACGAAGATCCTTGGCCGATACAGGAATACCAGTATCGGTGACAGGCTTCGCTTCGCCGGTCGCAACTGGGACGTCGTCTGTAACTTCAGCGCCGGCGGCTCCGCATTCGAGTCGGAGATCTGGGGCGAGAACGAGCAGTTCATGCCCGTGTTCCGTGGCCAGGTGTTCCAGTCCGTCTCGTTCCGCTTGAAGGATCCAGCAGCGTTCGAGGAAGCGAAGCGGGCGCTCGAGGGAGACAAACGACTTCAGGTGGACGTCCACCGGGAGTCGACGTTCTACGTCGACCAATCGAAGCTGCTCGGCGACATTCTCCAGTTCCTCGCGATCGTGATCACGAGCATCATGGCAATTGGCGCGGTATTCGGCGCGGTAAACACGATGTACGCTGCTGTCGCCGGTCGGACGCCGGAGATCGCGGTCCTGTTGACGTTAGGCTTTCATCCGCGCAGCGTGCTGGCGAGCTTCCTCGTCGAGTCGGCGCTGATCGCCGCGATCGGTGGCATCATCGGTTGTTTGATTGCGCTCCCCGTCAACGGATTTGTTGCGAGCACAACCAACTGGTCGAACTTCAGCGAGATCGCCTTCAATTTCCGGGTCACGCCTGGACTTCTGCTCGCGGGACTGATCTTCGCCGTCGTTATGGGAGTGGCGGGCGGATTCTTTCCCGCCAGACGAGCGGCGAAGCTTCCGGTCGTGCAAGCGTTGAGGTAAGGTGGTTCGTGATCGGTGTCTGGTCGTTGGTGGCACCCAACTACCAACGACCAGACAGCAATAACCAATAGACATGCTCGCCCTTCTAAAGCTCCTCCAATCGCTCGTCAAAACATTGCACTCCGACGGAACGCCGACCCAGATCGGGCTCGGCGTCGCACTCGGAGCGGCATTGGGACTGACGCCGATCGCGAACGCGCACAATCTGATAGTTCTATTGCTGCTCGCGGTGCTGAACGTGTCTTTTGGCGCGGGTATGTTGGCCTGGGCGGTCTTCGTGCCTGTGGGATTCATGCTCGACCCGCTGTTCGATCGCGTCGGACACTGGCTCCTGATCGACGCAGCATCCCTTCGGCCTCTCTGGACGACGTGGGACAACACGCCAGTGCTCGCGCTCACGAACTTCAACAACACCGTCGTTCTCGGTAGCGTTGTCGTCTGGCTCGTGCTCTTCGTACCGCTCTGGTTCGTGTCGCGGGTCGCGATCATCCGCTATCGCGCGACAATCGGCGAGCGCGTACGCCAGTCGCACTTCTACAAGGTTCTCTCCGCCTCCCAGGTGTACAATGTCTACCGCTGGTTCCGTCCGTAGCGGCTCGACGCCGGCCTACGGTCCGCCCGCGGCTGGCAGCGGCGCGGCGCCTAACGGGTCGAGCGGCCGCAAGCGCAAGGCGTTCTTCCGCTGGCAGGGTATCGTGCCGATCGTGCTCGTTGGCGCGCTCGTCGCGTTGGTTTGGTTGCTCTTCGCCGAGCGCCTTCTGCGCAACACCATGGAGGAAGCGGGCACCAAGGCGTTAGGCGCCGAAGTCGACGTCGCGGATCTCAAGATCCATCTCACGCAAAGCGCCATCGAGATCGCGGGCATCGCCGTCGCTGATCCATTCGATGCCCATAGGAACCTCCTCGAGATCAAGCGCCTCTTCGTCGAGCTCGAGCCTGCACCGCTGGCGGAGAAGAAGCTCGTCGTGAGCCGGCTCACGATCGGGGATGTCCGCACCGGCACGACACGAGCCACTGTCGCGCGGCCCGTGCCTGCGGGCGGCTTTGCGACGTCGGCGCTCCGCGCCATGCAACAATGGGCAAAGCAGTTCGACGTACCGCTCCTCTCGTTCACACCTATCGACACGATCAAGTCCATCGTGCTCGATCCGACGCAGCTCACGTCGGTGAAGGCCGCGCTTGCGCTCGCGGCACGCGGGGACTCGGCGCGCAACAGCGTCGAGAAAGGCTTCGCGAATCTGAAGTTGCAGGCGACGCTCGACTCCTCGCGCGCGCTGCTCACGCGACTTCAGGGCACGAACGTTCGTACGCTCGGCATCTCCGGCGCGCGCTCCGCGGTCAATGATATTCGGCGCGTGTCCAGCCAGGTAGATTCAGCGAGGAAGCGAGTTGAGAGCTTTGCAAATGGCTCGCGTGCTCTTGTGGACAGCATGCAGAGTGGATTGCGAACGCTGGACGACGCCCGCAAAGCCGACTACGCCTTCGCCCGCCGATTGATCAAGCTGCCGTCCGTCGACGCACCGGACATCGGCTCGGCGCTCTTCGGCAGGGTGACGATCGACAAAGTTCAGGAAGCTCTCTACTGGAGCCAGCTCGCGCAGCACTATATGCCGCCCGGCCTCTTGCCGAAGGAGTCTGAGGGGCCAAAACGACTTCGCGCATCGGGAACGACTGTGCACTTCGTGAAGCCCGCAGCCTATCCACGCTTCCTGCTCCGTCGCGCTGATCTCAGCGTCGCGATAAGTGACGGACCTGCGAAAGGGAACTACGTCGCCGCCATCACGAATGCGACAACCGAACCGGTGCTCGTCGGCCAGCCGACAACGTTCGCGGTGAGACGTGCCGCAAGCGGCACGGGTATCGATTCGCTGCGCCTAACGGGACTGCTCGATCACCGTACGGCGAAGCCGCGCGACGTGGTGAATCTGCAAGCGGCGGGCGTCGCGCTACCGGGGTTTCCAATTCCGGGGCTTCCCTATCGCGCCGAGCTGGGGCGCGGCGCCACCGCGCTCTCGTTGTCGCTCGACGGCGATCAGCTCGCGGCGAAATGGATGGTCGCATCGAACAAGATGGCTTGGGTTGCAGACAGCAGCGCCAGCAAGCGGCTGAACACAATCGAGTCACTCGTCGCGCGGGTTCTCACGGGCGTCTCGGCGCTGCAGATGAACGCCGACGTGACCGGCACGTTGAAGTCGCCCAAGCTCGCGGTGAGCTCGAATCTGGATCGCCTCGTCGCCGATCAGCTGCGCAATGTCGTCGGTGCTCAGGTGGCCGCGGCCGAGGCCAAGTTGCGCGCCCGCGTTGACAGTCTGGTCGATGAGAAGGCCGCGCCGGTGAAGCAGCGCGTCGCCGATCTCCGCGCGAGCGCAGACAAGCGCGTCGGCGATGCGCGCGCGCAGCTCGATGCCGAGAAGCAGAAGCTCGACGCACAACTCAAAGCACTGAGCGGCGGACTAGTCGGCCTGCCCTGAGGCGTGCGAGGCGTGCGAGGCGCGCGAGGCGCGGGATTAACAGACTGTGAATCGATCAGAGTTCTGGGCGCCGCCTCGGGATTCCCGTCTGGAGACGGCGCCGCTGCTGGACCGGGCCATCCGCGTGCGCCGCATCATTGAGCAAACGCTCACGGTCGGCAGCATCGATCAACCGGCCGTTCGCGACGACGGCCGCGATGTGCGAGATGTTGCGAATATCGGCCAGCGGATCGCCATCGAGGAGGACGAGATCCGCGACCTTCCCGACCGACACCGTACCGAGTGTGTCCGTCGCATGCAGGAAGCGGGCAGGGTTGAGCGTGGCAGCCTGCAGCGCCGCGAGGGGCGTGAGTCCCGCCGCCACGAGCCGAGCCAGCTCGTCGTGCAGGCTGAATCCCGGCAGGCAATACGGGTTGAGCTCGTCGGTGCCGGCGAGGATCGGCACGCCGTCTCGCCAGAGCTCACCGACAATGATCGTCTCACGGCGGAACTGCGCCTGCTGCGCCGCCGCGCCGCGCCCACCTCGCTCGATCGTTTCGGCGCGGTCGAACCAGCGCTGCCTAACGACTCGCGGTACGTAGCGAAGCCGAGGATCGTTCTCGAGTGCTGGGTCGTCGAGGTGCGTGACGTTGTAGCGGACGGTCAGCGTCGGGACCTGCCAGGTTTGGTTGCGCACGAACGTCGCCGCGAGGGAATCGCAGCGCGCCGCATCGTAGGTGGAATCGATCAGCCCACCGGCGCCACGCTCGAAGCTCGACGCGGCGGCCCAACCGCGCGACGAGATCGTGCGCGCTGTCCCCTCGACGATCTGCGACTCGAGTGCGGAACAGCCCAGTGCCACTCCCGTTAGGTGCTCGATGCTGCGCTGACCCGCATCCGAAGCCTCGGCCGCGGTGATCGCGATCGTCACGTGGCCCGCGAACGGGATGCCGAGCTTCTTCGACTCCTCGGCAATCGCGAAATACGTGTCGCGTGGGAGATGGCTGTAGACCTTGATAAAGTCGGCGCCGTCGCGTTGGAGCGAGCGCACGACGTTCCGGGCGTCGTCGGCATTGCGCACCCGAATCGAATTGGGCCACACCGGTTCTGGTCCATCGACGAGGTTTCCGGCGGCGACGAGACGCGGGTGCCGGCCATCGCGCTCCGCGACGCGCGATCGCCAGTCGCGAATGACGCCCGGGTCGCCCCACATGTCGCGCACGCCGGTAACTCCGTTGGCGACGAACAGCTCGGCGACCGCGTCGGCCATGTTCGGCCACGCGGCGTGGACGTGCATGTCCCAGAGCCCGGGGATGAGGAACTTGCCGCGTCCGTCGACCACGCGCGCGTCCGAGGGCGCCGCTTCGGAATCGATGCTCGCGATGCGGTTGCCTCTCACGACGACCGTCGCGTCGGCGAGCGGCCGGCCACCGGTCACGTCGATGACCGTGACGTGCGTGATCGCGATGGCCGCCGATGGAGCAATATCGGGCGATCGGCTGGACGACGAACACGCTGCCACGACGACGACGATCAGGGCAACGAAATATCTCACGTACTTCGCGACCCCTTGATACCAACCGAAGTCACGCCCAAGCTGTCCAAGCCCTAGACTCTACGCTCTAGCCCCTAGCCCCCCGGTCCCCCCGTGCGCGATATCCGCTATTCCATCCGCCGGCTCCTCAAGAGTCCTGGCTTCACCGCCGTCGTCGTCTTGACGCTCGGTCTCGGCATCGGTGCCAACACGGCGATTTTCAGCGTCATCAACACCGTGCTTCTCCAGCCGCTCGACTATCGCGAGCCGGACCGCCTCGTCACGATCAACCACTTCTATCGGTCCGCGGCGCTGAACAACCTCGAGGCGCCCGTCTCGGCCGTTGGATTCCGGGACTACCGCGACAAGACGAAGAGTTTCGAGGCCGTCGCGGTCGAAACCGGCTGGAGCGCGAACCTAACGGGAACGGGTGACCCCGAGCGCGTGCCGGCGATCCGTGTCTCGGGCGACTATTTCCGTGTGTTTGGCGTCGCGCCGCAGTTAGGCAGAGTCTTCGGTCGAGACGAGGATGAGCCCGGAAAGAATCAGGTCGTCGTGCTGAGCGACGGATTGTGGAAGCGCATTTACGGCGGCGATCGCGGCATCGTCGGCAAGACGATCCAACTCAACGCGCAGAGCTATACGATCCTTGGCGTCATGCCCGAGGGATTCAAAGCGTTCTTCAATAGCCAGGCCGACATCTGGACGCCGCTCGCGCTCGATCCAAAGCAGTTCAGTCCGGAGAATTACACCAACGAGTCGCTGAACCTCACGGCGCGGCTCAAGCCGGGCGTCTCGGCGAAGCAGGCTGACGCGGAGATGCACGCGTTCGCCGAGCAGGTGCGTCGACTGTATCCGAACTTCGTGGGCAAGGTGTGGACGCTCAAGGTCAGGACGCTGAATGAACTGGCGACTGGCGACATTCGGCCCGCGCTGCTCGTGCTGCTCGGCGCAGTGGGATTCGTGCTGCTCATCGCCTGCGCCAACGTTGCCAATCTGCTGCTCGCGCGCGTGACGTCGCGGCAAAAGGAAGTCGCGATCCGCACCGCCTTGGGTGCCGATCGATGGGTGCTCGTCAGGCAATTACTCACCGAGAGCGTGCTCCTCGCGCTCGCCGGCGGCCTCCTTGGACTCGGCATCGCCTATTGGAGTGTGCGAACGCTCATCGCGATCGTGCCCAACATTCCGCGCGCGAACGAGCTCGGTATCGACGGTTCGGTGCTGGCGTTCACGCTCGGGCTGTCGGTGTTCACGGGCCTGCTGTTCGGCGTCGTACCGGCGCTCCAGACCTCGCGAACGAATCTTCACGAAACGCTCAAGGAGGGCGGACGCACCGGTTCGGCGGACGTCTCCGGTCGGGTACTGCGCCGTGTGCTGGTCGTCGGCGAGATGGCGCTGGCGATGACGCTGCTCATCGGCGCCGGCCTGCTGATCAAGAGCGTGGCAAAGCTGCAGCACGTGAGCCCTGGCTTCGACCCCGATCGACTCCTCACATTCAACCTGTCGCTGCCTAACGCGAAATACCCTAACGATACCATCCGTCAACAGTTCTTCCAGAGCATGATCGAGCGCGTCAGCCACGTTCCAGGAGTCGCCGCAGTGGGGGGGACCTCGACGATGCCTTTCGGCGGCAGCTGGTCGACGGGAAGCTTCAACGTCGAGGGCTATCAGCGGGCACCGAATGAACCAGGACCGTGGGGTGATATCCGGATCGTGACGCCGGACTTCTTCCGAACGATGCACATCCCGCTCTTGCAGGGCCGGACTTTCGGCACGCAGGACAGCCACGGCGGCCAGTCGGTCGCGATCGTCGACGAGGAGTTCGTACGCAAGTACTATCCGAGCCAGAATCCGATCGGAAAGCGAGTGTACTTCAGCGATCAGCCGAAGGACTCCGATTACATCAGCATCGTCGGCGTCGTCGGACACGCGATGCACGAAGCGCTCGACGCGAAGCCACGCATTCAGCTCTATCTGCCGTACGCGCAGATTCCCAACCGCCAATCGATGTCTGTTGCCGTGCGCACGACCGGCGATCCTCTCTTGATGGCGCGTACGGTTCGCGAGGCGATTCATACTGTCGACAAAGACATGCCGCTCTCGAATGTGAAGAGCATGGACGACCTGCTCGAGAGCTCGCTCGGCCAGCGACGATTGTCGATGATCCTGCTCGGTGCGTTCTCGGCGATTGCGATGCTGCTCGCATCGATCGGGATCTACGGCGTGCTCGCGTACACGGTGACGCAGCGCTCGCGCGAGCTGGGAATTCGCATGGCCCTCGGCGCCGCGCGAGGCCGCGTGCTGCGGCTCGTGATCGGTCAGGGGATGGTCCTCGCCGTCATCG
Coding sequences within it:
- a CDS encoding TIGR03545 family protein, whose translation is MSTAGSVRSGSTPAYGPPAAGSGAAPNGSSGRKRKAFFRWQGIVPIVLVGALVALVWLLFAERLLRNTMEEAGTKALGAEVDVADLKIHLTQSAIEIAGIAVADPFDAHRNLLEIKRLFVELEPAPLAEKKLVVSRLTIGDVRTGTTRATVARPVPAGGFATSALRAMQQWAKQFDVPLLSFTPIDTIKSIVLDPTQLTSVKAALALAARGDSARNSVEKGFANLKLQATLDSSRALLTRLQGTNVRTLGISGARSAVNDIRRVSSQVDSARKRVESFANGSRALVDSMQSGLRTLDDARKADYAFARRLIKLPSVDAPDIGSALFGRVTIDKVQEALYWSQLAQHYMPPGLLPKESEGPKRLRASGTTVHFVKPAAYPRFLLRRADLSVAISDGPAKGNYVAAITNATTEPVLVGQPTTFAVRRAASGTGIDSLRLTGLLDHRTAKPRDVVNLQAAGVALPGFPIPGLPYRAELGRGATALSLSLDGDQLAAKWMVASNKMAWVADSSASKRLNTIESLVARVLTGVSALQMNADVTGTLKSPKLAVSSNLDRLVADQLRNVVGAQVAAAEAKLRARVDSLVDEKAAPVKQRVADLRASADKRVGDARAQLDAEKQKLDAQLKALSGGLVGLP
- a CDS encoding ABC transporter permease, translated to MRDIRYSIRRLLKSPGFTAVVVLTLGLGIGANTAIFSVINTVLLQPLDYREPDRLVTINHFYRSAALNNLEAPVSAVGFRDYRDKTKSFEAVAVETGWSANLTGTGDPERVPAIRVSGDYFRVFGVAPQLGRVFGRDEDEPGKNQVVVLSDGLWKRIYGGDRGIVGKTIQLNAQSYTILGVMPEGFKAFFNSQADIWTPLALDPKQFSPENYTNESLNLTARLKPGVSAKQADAEMHAFAEQVRRLYPNFVGKVWTLKVRTLNELATGDIRPALLVLLGAVGFVLLIACANVANLLLARVTSRQKEVAIRTALGADRWVLVRQLLTESVLLALAGGLLGLGIAYWSVRTLIAIVPNIPRANELGIDGSVLAFTLGLSVFTGLLFGVVPALQTSRTNLHETLKEGGRTGSADVSGRVLRRVLVVGEMALAMTLLIGAGLLIKSVAKLQHVSPGFDPDRLLTFNLSLPNAKYPNDTIRQQFFQSMIERVSHVPGVAAVGGTSTMPFGGSWSTGSFNVEGYQRAPNEPGPWGDIRIVTPDFFRTMHIPLLQGRTFGTQDSHGGQSVAIVDEEFVRKYYPSQNPIGKRVYFSDQPKDSDYISIVGVVGHAMHEALDAKPRIQLYLPYAQIPNRQSMSVAVRTTGDPLLMARTVREAIHTVDKDMPLSNVKSMDDLLESSLGQRRLSMILLGAFSAIAMLLASIGIYGVLAYTVTQRSRELGIRMALGAARGRVLRLVIGQGMVLAVIGIAIGLVGALALTRLLAAQLYSITPTDPVTFIGVSFMLAGIALVATLLPALRATRVDPVVALREE
- a CDS encoding FtsX-like permease family protein — encoded protein: MKIPFIYNARSVIQRPASTAFTAVGIALVVAVFIGMLALANGFRAALARTGSDNNALVLRRGADSELSSGIDRETANLIATSPHVALAADGRPLVSPEVYVLVPLVRVGGDSNAVGNVVIRGISEKAWDVRANIHVDNGHRPASGRSEICVGTKILGRYRNTSIGDRLRFAGRNWDVVCNFSAGGSAFESEIWGENEQFMPVFRGQVFQSVSFRLKDPAAFEEAKRALEGDKRLQVDVHRESTFYVDQSKLLGDILQFLAIVITSIMAIGAVFGAVNTMYAAVAGRTPEIAVLLTLGFHPRSVLASFLVESALIAAIGGIIGCLIALPVNGFVASTTNWSNFSEIAFNFRVTPGLLLAGLIFAVVMGVAGGFFPARRAAKLPVVQALR
- a CDS encoding TIGR03546 family protein yields the protein MLALLKLLQSLVKTLHSDGTPTQIGLGVALGAALGLTPIANAHNLIVLLLLAVLNVSFGAGMLAWAVFVPVGFMLDPLFDRVGHWLLIDAASLRPLWTTWDNTPVLALTNFNNTVVLGSVVVWLVLFVPLWFVSRVAIIRYRATIGERVRQSHFYKVLSASQVYNVYRWFRP
- a CDS encoding amidohydrolase family protein; this translates as MRYFVALIVVVVAACSSSSRSPDIAPSAAIAITHVTVIDVTGGRPLADATVVVRGNRIASIDSEAAPSDARVVDGRGKFLIPGLWDMHVHAAWPNMADAVAELFVANGVTGVRDMWGDPGVIRDWRSRVAERDGRHPRLVAAGNLVDGPEPVWPNSIRVRNADDARNVVRSLQRDGADFIKVYSHLPRDTYFAIAEESKKLGIPFAGHVTIAITAAEASDAGQRSIEHLTGVALGCSALESQIVEGTARTISSRGWAAASSFERGAGGLIDSTYDAARCDSLAATFVRNQTWQVPTLTVRYNVTHLDDPALENDPRLRYVPRVVRQRWFDRAETIERGGRGAAAQQAQFRRETIIVGELWRDGVPILAGTDELNPYCLPGFSLHDELARLVAAGLTPLAALQAATLNPARFLHATDTLGTVSVGKVADLVLLDGDPLADIRNISHIAAVVANGRLIDAADRERLLNDAAHADGPVQQRRRLQTGIPRRRPEL